From one Portunus trituberculatus isolate SZX2019 chromosome 8, ASM1759143v1, whole genome shotgun sequence genomic stretch:
- the LOC123499840 gene encoding RNA polymerase-associated protein LEO1-like, which translates to MWRIHHSDSEEQRTHHSDSEEQRTHHSDSEEQRTHHSDSEEQRTHHSDSEEQRTHHSDSEEQRTHHSDSEEQRIHHSDSEEQRTHHSDSEEQRTHHSDSEEQRIHHSDSEDKRIHHSDSEEQRTHHSDSEEQRTHHSDSEEQRTHHSDSEEQRTHHSDSEEQRT; encoded by the coding sequence ATGTGGCGCATACACCACTCTGATAGTGAAGAACAGCGCACACACCACTCTGATAGTGAAGAACAGCGCACACACCACTCTGATAGTGAAGAACAGCGCACACACCACTCTGATAGTGAAGAACAGCGCACACACCACTCTGATAGTGAAGAACAGCGCACACACCACTCTGATAGTGAAGAACAGCGCACACACCACTCTGATAGTGAAGAACAGCGCATACACCACTCTGATAGTGAAGAACAGCGCACACACCACTCTGATAGTGAAGAACAGCGCACACACCACTCTGATAGTGAAGAACAGCGCATACACCACTCTGATAGTGAAGATAAGCGCATACACCACTCTGATAGTGAAGAACAGCGCACACACCACTCTGATAGTGAAGAACAGCGCACACACCACTCTGATAGTGAAGAACAGCGCACACACCACTCTGATAGTGAAGAACAGCGCACACACCACTCTGATAGTGAAGAACAgcgcacctaa